attagattttcactgacagccaaaatttagccgtgatttagcctagacgtctaggctatgtttagacgtctaatagatgtcttttaaaccaaaaaatgcttgctgggtagctTTTGTGGACACTACtgtgctacttgactaataaaatagcttcgctactgaaaagctatttgatttagcgACACTgctgccacgctactgagaaatgtagttaagatAGTAGTGTCACTACTtgggtaaggatgacagtaaagaTGAATAGACAACAATAAGGACAACAGATCAGATGACAGAATACCCCATAGAATATGACAATACAAAACAGAGAAAAACCGACAGGACAACAGATTAAGATGACATCAACAGACAACATGTACGTCAACAATGCTGATTTTCCTGAACATGCGGGCAATGAGAGTAGACGAAGACAAATGTGAAGTACAAAGCAGAAAGCAGGCATGGGAATTTTGGCACAAATTGAACCCCATAGCCACCTGTTCTCGTCTACATTGCAGTCAAGGAGAGGCACACCTCAAACCAGTTGTAAACAGTGATTTAGAAACAGCCCATATATGAGAAGTGGTATATATTGAGTCGTCTGAGTGAGAAACGGTTTCCATCCGTGAGGCATTGTGAAGTGCGGGGTAAAGTTATTGGCAAGTAAGTTTGTTCCTTGACGGCATGTTTGTAATTACCCTTGTATGTTTGATATTAAGTCTGAGATGTTGTTAATGACCCGCGATCGGCCGCAATCTTTAATTTCCGTGTGAAACAACTGAAAGTTCTTTTAGCATCGGCATCGCGGCTAATCCCGATGTCATCGTTGGCATCTTGTTTGTGTTTGATTATGATTCAGTGTACTATATTCCACATTTATCATGCCTTATGCTGTCACACGTCCTTTATATAATGCAGCTTTAGTAATTTATGTccatttatattctgtttacacccACATTAGTCTGCTGACTGCACTTTCAGAGAGTTGCAAATACTGTTCTGTTTGTAACGGGATAATTATTGTGTCAGTACATAAATATTTTTCgtgtttgatattttattatttactaatactTATTGTTCATTACAGAGAACTACCTCCTTGCTCACAATAAAAGGTGGAAAATATCTCCTGACTCCTACTCCTTAATCAGTGTGCTCATCAAGCGTGATTGTGTACTGAAGACctacctcaatgaagacttgTAAAAGAGTATGTGTGAAGTGTGTCAGCCCATctcctttcataaatgtatttgtaaaactcacaATCACATGACTGTTTGAACAGAGTTTAGAACACGTCTCAGTATTTTTCATCCTTCTTCTCCAGGACTGAAAGTGCAGTGGCTGaatctcaaaatgcacacacaacaTTGGAGATCTTTATCATTTGGGCTGAGGATGCTGGTCCTGGGGACAGACCTACATATGTTGGTTTAGAAGTTCTGCAGAACCTACTGAGTGTCACATATGGATTGGATGGACTTTATGGGTTCATGTGCACTTAAAGGGTTTGtttaaccagaaatgaaaacttttaattatttatgtcctaccaaacattgatttgtcttcgaagtacaaatgaagatacttcaggtgaaatctgagagctctctcattctctatagacagcaatggtcccaacttgtttaaagtccagagAAATAGAAATacctaaaacatcctcaaaacagaccacatgtTTCActtgttcaatcagaatatttttaagctacaagaataattttgagtgcatatgaagcaaaaaaaaacagcctttgaatttttttattctgtcaaacacaagataatttgaagaatatgacattttatattcataaattttgtattgtttaatgtttttaatattgttaatgttgcttttattaattATAACTTTAATCAGTTTGAATGGATTGTATTTTTGAGAACCCAttgatcaaaaatgttgatatgtatgtgtgtttttgttgtttataaaatgtataaacataatcattcattagctgaaattttgatgacttgtttatgtttgggctgtacttagacgtctattagattttcactgacagcccaactTCAGCCTTGTTTTAACCTAGACCAAAATTCACCGTCTATTAGACGTATACATGTAGTCGTTGTAAAGGTGTCTAAATGTAGACTAGTCTAAAATTGAGCTAtgattagacgtctattagattttcactgacagcccaaatttaaccattatttagccAATACCAAAATTCACCGGCTATTAGACGTATACATGTAGTCATTGAAAAGGCGTCTAAATCACGTCTAGTTTAAACTTGGACTAtggttagacatctattagattttcactgacagccaaaatttagccgtgatttagcctagacgtctaggctatgtttagacgtctaatagatgtcttttaaaccaaaaaatgcttgctgggtagctTTTGTGGACACTACtgtgctacttgactaataaaatagcttcgctactgaaaagctatttgatttagcgACACtgccgccacgctactgagaaatgtagttaagatAGTAGTGTCACTACTtgggtaaggatgacagtaaagaTGAATAGACAACAATAAGGACAACAGATCAGATGACAGAATACCCCATAGAATATGACAATACAAAACAGAGAAAAACCGACAGGACAACAGATTAAGATGACATCAACAGACAACATGTACGTCAACAATGCTGATTTTCCTGAACATGCGGGCAATGAGAGTAGACGAAGACAAATGTGAAGTACAAAGCAGAAAGCAGGCATGGGAATTTTGGCACAAATTGAACCCCATAGCCACCTGTTCTCGTCTACATTGCAGTCAAGGAGAGGCACACCTCAAACCAGTTGTAAACAGTGATTTAGAAACAGCCCATATATGAGAAGTGGTATATATTGAGTCGTCTGAGTGAGAAACGGTTTCCATCCGTGAGGCATTGTGAAGTGCGGGGTAAAGTTATTGGCAAGTAAGTTTGTTCCTTGACGGCATGTTTGTAATTACCCTTGTATGTTTGATATTAAGTCTGAGATGTTGTTAATGACCCGCGATCGGCCGCAATCTTTAATTTCCGTGTGAAACAACTGAAAGTTCTTTTAGCATCGGCATCGCGGCTAATCCCGATGTCATCGTTGGCATCTTGTTTGTGTTTGATTATGATTCAGTGTACTATATTCCACATTTATCATGCCTTATGCTGTCACACGTCCTTTATATAATGCAGCTTTAGTAATTTATGTccatttatattctgtttacacccACATTAGTCTGCTGACTGCACTTTCAGAGAGTTGCAAATACTGTTCTGTTTGTAACGGGATAATTATTGTGTCAGTACATAAATATTTTTCgtgtttgatattttattatttactaatactTATTGTTCATTACAGAGAACTACCTCCTTGCTCACAATAAAAGGTGGAAAATATCTCCTGACTCCTACTCCTTAATCAGTGTGCTGAAGTGGTCAGCAACATTAAAGAACTGGCATTCTTAATTGGCCAATACCCAACAGCAGATATTTGCTGATGACCATATTTAGTCTACTCAGGATGTTCCAGGGTTTGCGCTGGTATAAAACCAACTATCGGTCAGCACAAACAAGACGGAACAAGATCAAGACTCGACTCTTTCCACTGCATTGACATCTCAAAACATGGGTAAGAATTTAATATCTATTATGCATATTATATGTTTATAAAAACCTTTCAGAATATAAATGCAAGATTGTTTATAACACAAACAATGCACAGAGATAATATAAAATCCATATAAATAAGCACAAGAGACACATTTACTTTCTCAAACGAATGACCCTTCATACAAAGATGTCCTTCTAATGAATCCACACACTGCAAATGCAAAGTTATTCAATATAAAAGACTAATTATTGGTTTTATTCTAATGaagttttattgaaatgtttgagAGGAGCATGATCAGATATACTCCAATAGCTAATAGTTCAGAATTTTGCAGCACAATGACACACTGACAGTCCTTTCTGTGCTTCTTGTTTAGAAAACAGCAGTTTTGAGCTTAAAAATGTGACTGGAAACTCAACAGACAAGAGCACTGTGGAGAACAAGAGATTTGAGATTTTTATGGCCTGCATTTTCGCTGTAACTTTTGTAGTGGGTCTCATTGGAAATGGGCTGGTCATATTTCTGGCCGGCTGCAGAATGAAGACGACTGTCAACTCCATTTGGTTTCTGAATTTGGCGATTATAGACTTCAGTTTTTTTGTACTTTCAATCACAAATTTTTCCTTAATCTTGAGCCATCAGCACAGTGTCTTCACAGGCGACTTTCTCTTCATCTCAATATCACAAAATCTGTTTGCTAGTGTTTGGTCTCGTGTAGTTATCAGTCTGGATCGATGCCTGTGCACATGGATGGCTGTTTGGGCTCAAAATAACAGAACTCTGTGTAAAGCCAGAATCATCTGCATCGTCATCTTGGTTTCATCCATCCTCTACATTTTACCTTTCTTTAACGTTGTTGGGGTTAAAGGTACAAATGTCGCATATGCATTTATAGTTTCCTTTCTCATCCCCTTCCTGATCATTGCATCTTCATACATCGCTATTGGAGTAAAAATCAAACGCCTCAAAAAGAGGAAGCATTTCAGGTCATACAGACTCATTATAACTGTAATCCTGACTTTCTTCATCTGTTCATTTCCACAATATATTTGCTGGATTTGGAGAGTaatggcaaaaaataataattggacTCTCACTTATAAATTTTGGAACCTATTTCATTTTACTCTCTACCTGGTTAATCTCAACAACAGTCTGAACCCATTTCTctatgtgttcatgtgtgatgATTATAAGAAGAAGCTGAAACAGTCTCTGGTGCTGGTGCTGGAGACGGCGTTTGCTTGAAGATCATCTGGACATTAAAGAACATAAAATGAGACTGGCACAAAATGATAAACAGGCAGAACAAACCACACGTGAATTGCTAGAGATGTAGAActttttggggaaaaataaagTTTTGCAATTATTGTTAATACTGTATTTATCACAGTTAAACAGTAACTGTCATCTGTATTCAGCATAATTTTCTGTCTAAGACATATCTTGTAAATTTTAGATTTATAAATCCAGGTTTTGTGCTTGGTTTAGTTATGTGTCCTTGTTTTCAGTGTCTGTATATTCACTTAGGGCTGATTTATTGGTTTAGTTTGGTGTGTGTATTTAAGTCTCAGTCTGTCTTCATTGATGTTTGTGTTGTTGACCTCTTCATctattttattagattaaaagCATTGTTGTGTATATAATTCATTTCTATTCTCTTTAATCAGCACTAACACTTTATTTATAAGATGACCATTACTGACCAGTTAAGGATTTTTTATATTGGCTAAATcgttaaagtcattttaaagctttttttctcaggattctgccactccggtcttgttaattcttgttttggttgCAGATTCCAGACACTAGTGCTGTCATGTCTCCTGTCTTTTTCATGTCTGTCATGCCAAATCCTGTATCTTTtcatctatttttaattttaccagTAAGAGTTCTCTTAAAAAGCAGTAAACGTTTTTTTTGCTGAGACAAGCTTTTACTAAGGAATAGAGAGGATCCTTAAGCTAACGatttctgaaatattgttttggatttttatttcaacataggctcattctgaaaacgtagccctatttacatttctggagaccacaaatTATATGGGTAATTCTTCAACTACGGGCACTTTTATGTCCTTTGATCTtatatccaaatatatatataattttgttaaaattccTCTTTCTTTGTCAAATTAACTATAAAacctacttttaaaaaatgtactagctttctattatatttttttcatattattcaacCTCCTTTTATGTGTCAAAGTCACTGTTTTCACCTTGTTGCACACCCAGAGTTTTAAACtttaacaatgaaaataacattataaaatattacttatCTGGGAACTATTAATGTATCTTAATTAAGCACTAGTgaaatgagttaaaaaaatatatatagttattaatgtgatgttatcaatattattttttatacaaaatatagctgtcgcacagcatcagtgtcatttccaccacaacaCTGAAATTtcgctttaaaaagtttgtgtgaaagATTATTTAGCTGGTTTCTA
This genomic interval from Danio aesculapii chromosome 15, fDanAes4.1, whole genome shotgun sequence contains the following:
- the LOC130241751 gene encoding C3a anaphylatoxin chemotactic receptor-like; this translates as MENSSFELKNVTGNSTDKSTVENKRFEIFMACIFAVTFVVGLIGNGLVIFLAGCRMKTTVNSIWFLNLAIIDFSFFVLSITNFSLILSHQHSVFTGDFLFISISQNLFASVWSRVVISLDRCLCTWMAVWAQNNRTLCKARIICIVILVSSILYILPFFNVVGVKGTNVAYAFIVSFLIPFLIIASSYIAIGVKIKRLKKRKHFRSYRLIITVILTFFICSFPQYICWIWRVMAKNNNWTLTYKFWNLFHFTLYLVNLNNSLNPFLYVFMCDDYKKKLKQSLVLVLETAFA